The following proteins are co-located in the Spinactinospora alkalitolerans genome:
- a CDS encoding phosphatase PAP2 family protein: MSLAAFTAVTVVLIGDAVPPFQGLDASVTLWALEVRADPLTAVAVLLHHIGQRPWGVLLLAAVAAPLVYLRRWWSLLLVLTAWLATSAIAVKALKELLGRERPVDQLIQETSPAFPSGHAAYAAVLGMAVVAVAVRHRGWALVGALLFTAVMGWSRIYLGVHWFSDTVAGALLGWGIALVTWWAFALPGLVPVTRAPSEPAPEQVRAADD; this comes from the coding sequence GTGTCACTGGCAGCGTTCACCGCCGTCACGGTCGTCCTCATCGGCGACGCGGTGCCGCCCTTCCAGGGCCTGGACGCGAGCGTGACCCTGTGGGCCCTGGAGGTCCGCGCCGACCCGCTCACCGCCGTCGCCGTCCTGCTGCACCACATCGGCCAGCGGCCGTGGGGGGTGCTGCTGCTGGCCGCGGTGGCGGCCCCGCTGGTGTACCTGCGGCGGTGGTGGAGCCTGCTGCTGGTGCTGACCGCATGGCTGGCCACGTCGGCGATCGCGGTCAAGGCGCTCAAGGAGCTGCTGGGCCGCGAACGGCCGGTCGACCAGCTGATCCAGGAGACCTCTCCGGCGTTCCCGTCCGGCCACGCGGCCTACGCCGCGGTCCTCGGCATGGCCGTCGTCGCCGTGGCCGTCCGGCACCGCGGGTGGGCTCTCGTCGGCGCGCTGCTGTTCACCGCGGTGATGGGCTGGAGCAGGATCTACCTCGGCGTGCACTGGTTCTCCGACACGGTCGCCGGCGCCCTGCTGGGGTGGGGGATCGCGCTGGTGACGTGGTGGGCGTTCGCGCTGCCGGGACTCGTTCCGGTCACCCGAGCCCCATCGGAGCCCGCCCCGGAGCAGGTCCGCGCGGCCGACGACTAG
- a CDS encoding replication-associated recombination protein A, giving the protein MSETLFDDAGAEAQRGQEPLAVRMRPRTLDEVVGQRHLLGAGSPLRRLVEDDAPMSLFLWGPPGTGKTTLATVVSRVTQRRFVELSAVTAGVKDVRAVIDDARRQMGMRGTRTLLFVDEVHRFNKAQQDALLPAVENRWVSFIGATTENPFFSVISPLLSRSLLLTLEPHTDDDVRTVIERALADERGLNGRHTLDAEAAEHLVRLAGGDARRSLTYLEAADLVAGTRSEITVADVERAVDRHAVRYDRSGDQHYDVVSAFIKSMRGSDVDASLHYLARMIEAGEDPRFIARRIVVHASEDVGMADPGALQVAVAAAQAVDLIGLPEARINLAQAVIHIALAPKSNAVIGAIDAAMADVRAGRAGAVPPHLRDGHYKGAKALGHGEGYEYAHDHPGGVVAQRYAPDSVAGREYYRPTTHGAERRFGEVLERIRGVLRGGSRRP; this is encoded by the coding sequence GTGTCCGAAACCCTGTTCGACGACGCCGGAGCCGAAGCCCAGCGCGGCCAGGAGCCGCTCGCGGTGCGCATGCGGCCGCGCACGCTCGACGAGGTCGTCGGCCAGCGGCACCTGCTCGGTGCGGGCAGTCCGCTGCGCCGGCTGGTCGAGGACGACGCGCCGATGTCGCTGTTCCTGTGGGGGCCGCCGGGCACCGGCAAGACCACCCTGGCCACGGTCGTCAGCCGGGTCACGCAGCGGCGCTTCGTGGAGCTGTCCGCCGTCACCGCGGGAGTGAAGGACGTGCGGGCCGTCATCGACGACGCCCGCCGTCAGATGGGGATGCGCGGCACGCGGACGCTGCTCTTCGTCGACGAGGTGCACCGCTTCAACAAGGCCCAGCAGGACGCGCTGCTGCCCGCGGTGGAGAACCGCTGGGTGAGCTTCATCGGCGCCACCACCGAGAACCCGTTCTTCTCCGTGATCAGCCCGCTGCTGTCGCGCTCCCTGCTGCTCACGCTGGAACCGCACACCGACGACGACGTCCGCACCGTCATCGAACGCGCGCTCGCCGACGAGCGCGGGCTGAACGGGCGCCACACGCTCGACGCCGAGGCCGCCGAGCACCTCGTCCGCCTCGCCGGGGGCGACGCCCGCCGGTCGCTGACCTACCTGGAGGCCGCCGACCTCGTGGCCGGTACGCGCTCGGAGATCACGGTCGCCGACGTCGAGCGCGCGGTGGACCGGCACGCCGTGCGCTACGACCGCTCCGGCGACCAGCACTACGACGTCGTCAGCGCGTTCATCAAGAGCATGCGCGGCAGCGACGTCGACGCCTCCCTGCACTACCTGGCGCGGATGATCGAGGCGGGGGAGGACCCGCGCTTCATCGCGCGCCGCATCGTCGTGCACGCCAGCGAGGACGTCGGCATGGCCGACCCCGGCGCCCTGCAGGTGGCGGTCGCCGCCGCCCAGGCGGTGGACCTGATCGGACTGCCCGAGGCGCGCATCAACCTGGCCCAGGCCGTCATCCACATCGCGCTCGCACCCAAGTCCAACGCGGTGATCGGCGCCATCGACGCCGCGATGGCCGATGTCCGGGCCGGCCGGGCCGGAGCGGTCCCGCCGCACCTGCGCGACGGCCACTACAAGGGCGCCAAGGCGCTGGGGCACGGCGAGGGCTACGAGTACGCCCACGACCACCCCGGCGGCGTGGTCGCCCAGCGCTACGCCCCCGACTCCGTCGCCGGGCGGGAGTACTACCGGCCCACCACCCACGGCGCCGAACGCCGCTTCGGCGAGGTCCTGGAGCGGATCAGGGGCGTGCTGCGGGGCGGATCGCGGCGCCCGTGA
- a CDS encoding serine/threonine protein kinase has protein sequence MSRRSERTMSVLVPPNLVPLAAEDPRTVGPYVVIGRIGSGRTGTVYAAVNPTVASDAVLAVKTLHSSHLTDDWTRAELERRLHALSAVDGRCYVPPVAFDAYATPPWLAMPYTSGVPLAQYARKRGAMGAGRLIALAAGIAEGLQALHGSGLAHGDLKPSNILLSSSGPRILDCALPGDATALRQSAAWMSPERHRGEPPSQSGDVFAWGAVVAFAATGRLPFGLGEPEVLAARVADTEPDLDGVPADLVPLLRRALSKQAGARPSVRELLGAAIAVWERASIAEAAEHGVPGTAVTRLLSREWQGIVEPAWLPRVIHLDGAPSGGRGRVPLVVGGAALALALIGGGIWAGVSALTGGGAAEQAAADSTPSASPAPEGPRTAVVRFGEVPQPDPVDGPWVYTEVERVEEGAAAPTGEIPTQQEWSGQWEDAEASGDPLEARIAPDAEVLCARFCLTPGQLYTDEEGRGTFEVTGQDFINYLSWGDVVIAEVTYAEEETEDGLPEIVRITELYRPADR, from the coding sequence ATGAGCCGACGTTCCGAGCGGACGATGTCCGTTCTGGTGCCGCCGAACCTCGTCCCCCTGGCCGCAGAGGACCCCCGGACGGTCGGCCCCTACGTGGTGATCGGGCGCATCGGTTCGGGGCGCACGGGCACGGTGTACGCGGCGGTCAACCCGACGGTCGCCTCCGACGCCGTCCTGGCGGTCAAGACCCTGCACTCCTCGCACCTGACCGACGACTGGACCCGCGCCGAACTGGAACGGCGGCTGCACGCGCTCTCGGCCGTGGACGGGCGCTGCTACGTGCCGCCGGTGGCCTTCGACGCCTACGCCACTCCCCCCTGGCTGGCCATGCCCTACACCTCGGGTGTCCCGCTCGCCCAGTACGCGCGCAAGCGCGGCGCCATGGGGGCCGGACGGCTCATCGCGCTGGCGGCCGGCATCGCCGAGGGGCTGCAGGCGCTGCACGGCTCCGGTCTGGCCCACGGCGACCTCAAACCCAGCAACATCCTGCTGAGCTCGTCCGGGCCGCGCATCCTCGACTGCGCCCTGCCCGGTGACGCGACCGCCCTGCGGCAGTCGGCCGCGTGGATGAGCCCGGAGCGGCACCGCGGCGAACCGCCCAGCCAGTCCGGCGACGTGTTCGCCTGGGGCGCCGTGGTGGCGTTCGCCGCCACCGGGCGGCTGCCCTTCGGCCTCGGCGAGCCGGAGGTGCTCGCCGCGCGGGTGGCCGATACCGAACCGGACCTGGACGGGGTGCCCGCCGACCTCGTGCCCCTGCTGCGCCGGGCCCTTTCCAAGCAGGCGGGGGCCCGGCCCTCGGTGCGCGAGCTGCTGGGGGCCGCGATCGCGGTGTGGGAGCGCGCCTCGATCGCCGAAGCCGCCGAGCACGGTGTGCCGGGCACGGCCGTGACCCGGCTGCTGAGCCGCGAGTGGCAGGGCATCGTGGAGCCCGCCTGGCTGCCGAGGGTCATCCACCTCGACGGCGCCCCCTCCGGCGGGCGCGGCCGGGTGCCGCTGGTGGTCGGCGGAGCCGCACTGGCCCTCGCGCTGATCGGCGGCGGGATCTGGGCCGGGGTCTCGGCGCTGACCGGCGGCGGCGCGGCCGAGCAGGCCGCGGCCGACTCCACGCCGTCGGCGAGCCCGGCGCCGGAGGGGCCGCGGACCGCGGTGGTGCGCTTCGGCGAGGTCCCGCAGCCCGATCCGGTCGACGGCCCGTGGGTCTACACCGAGGTCGAGCGGGTGGAGGAGGGGGCGGCGGCGCCGACCGGGGAGATCCCGACCCAGCAGGAGTGGAGCGGGCAGTGGGAGGACGCCGAGGCCTCCGGCGACCCGCTGGAGGCGCGGATCGCGCCCGACGCCGAGGTCCTGTGCGCGCGGTTCTGCCTCACCCCCGGCCAGCTCTACACCGATGAGGAGGGCCGCGGCACCTTCGAGGTGACCGGGCAGGACTTCATCAATTACCTGAGCTGGGGCGACGTGGTGATCGCCGAGGTCACCTACGCCGAAGAGGAGACCGAGGACGGCCTCCCCGAGATCGTGCGGATCACCGAGCTGTACCGGCCGGCGGACCGGTAG
- a CDS encoding DUF948 domain-containing protein: MLTGGEVAALIAAVVWAVLVAFLCVALIRLTRLLAEATKVVSEFGERTAPLLDDVAATVERTNVSLERVEEITANVATTTEDVSSVTALTRSVVTGPLVKAASFSYGMRRVLGRRRALALIRTRRRRERA, from the coding sequence ATGCTGACCGGAGGAGAGGTAGCCGCCCTGATCGCCGCGGTGGTCTGGGCGGTCCTGGTCGCGTTCCTGTGCGTGGCGCTGATCAGGCTCACGCGGCTGTTGGCCGAGGCCACCAAGGTCGTATCCGAATTCGGCGAGCGCACGGCGCCCCTGCTGGACGACGTCGCCGCGACCGTGGAGCGCACCAACGTGTCCCTGGAGCGAGTCGAGGAGATCACCGCCAACGTCGCCACCACCACGGAGGACGTGTCGAGCGTGACCGCCCTCACCCGCTCGGTGGTCACCGGCCCCCTGGTCAAGGCGGCCTCGTTCTCCTACGGGATGCGCAGGGTGCTCGGCCGGCGCCGCGCCCTCGCCCTCATCCGCACGCGCCGCAGACGGGAGCGCGCATGA
- a CDS encoding DUF6167 family protein — MIGRTFYFVAGAALGGYLVHKLNRTARAWSPGGIADRVEGRVADYRAALRELNEDIAGAVAEHEAELRRRHAPADSGRAPESARTAHARTIEAHDMKDGR, encoded by the coding sequence ATGATCGGCAGGACCTTTTATTTTGTCGCCGGTGCCGCCCTCGGCGGGTATCTTGTGCACAAGCTCAACCGCACCGCTCGTGCGTGGAGTCCGGGCGGCATCGCCGACCGCGTCGAGGGCCGCGTCGCCGATTACCGCGCCGCCCTCCGCGAGCTCAACGAGGACATCGCCGGCGCCGTGGCCGAACACGAAGCCGAACTGCGCCGCCGCCACGCCCCCGCCGATAGCGGTCGAGCACCGGAGTCCGCGCGGACCGCGCACGCCAGAACAATCGAAGCCCACGACATGAAGGACGGCCGCTGA
- the alaS gene encoding alanine--tRNA ligase encodes METAEIVRRFLAFFEQNEHTVVPSASLVADDPTLLFVPAGMVPFKPYFLGQRTPPYDRATSVQKCIRTVDIDEVGKTSRHATFFQMLGNFSFGDYFKEKAVPLAWKLLTTPVADGGFGVDPDRLWVTVYLDDDEAERIWREEVGVPADRIQRFGVEENYWSMGVPGPCGPCSEIFYDRGPAYGAEGGPVADENRYVEIWNLVFMQYERGEGGAKKDYPILGELPRKNIDTGMGLERLASLLQGVDNIYETDTLGRILQDTAARTGVAYGADERSDVMLRVVADHVRSATMLVSDGVRPGNEKGGYVLRRILRRSIRNLRLLSGTDASFLHDLTETAISAMSGIYPELRGNADRIHEVVDTEEKNFSDTLRSGTALFGRAAERTRGSGSAQISGADAFQLHDTYGFPIDLTLEMAGEQGLSVDEDAFRRLMQEQKDTAKRDAKAKKLGNADISTYAQLLEGSGATDFLGYTDAESESRVLGLIVDGAPVTAARAGDKVELVLDRTPFYAESGGQLADKGTVAADGRGTVDVDDVQKPIAGLFVHRGTVRSGEIAVDDRVHAVIDSDRRASVSRAHSATHLIHSALRNALGPSTGQAGSENRPGQLRFDFTANKALAPAELAEVEEEVNTVLAGDIQVRDFETSLDEALSMGALAMFGEKYGDRVRVVEMSDYSRELCGGTHVNATGQLGIVKLLGESSVGSGVRRVEAAVGLDAFRRLSKESLLVGRLSEQLKAPREELPQRIDTMVSRLRAAEKEIEKLRAAQVLQAAEGLAAGAREHGSALVVAHRAPDGTGADDLRRLALDVRGRLGEDRPVVVAIAGVSKDRPVVVTAVNKAGQAAGLRAGDLVGVAARALGGGGGGKPDVAQGGGNDATAVGAALRAVEQRVSEAP; translated from the coding sequence ATGGAGACGGCAGAAATCGTTCGCCGCTTCCTCGCTTTCTTCGAGCAGAACGAGCACACCGTGGTGCCGTCGGCCAGCCTGGTCGCCGACGACCCCACGCTGCTGTTCGTCCCGGCCGGCATGGTGCCGTTCAAACCGTACTTCCTGGGCCAGCGCACGCCGCCCTACGACCGCGCCACCAGCGTCCAGAAGTGCATCCGCACCGTCGACATCGACGAAGTGGGCAAGACGTCGCGGCACGCGACCTTCTTCCAGATGCTGGGCAACTTCTCCTTCGGCGACTACTTCAAGGAGAAGGCCGTCCCGCTGGCCTGGAAGCTCCTGACGACGCCGGTGGCCGACGGCGGCTTCGGGGTCGACCCCGACCGGCTCTGGGTCACCGTCTACCTCGACGACGACGAGGCCGAGCGGATCTGGCGGGAGGAGGTCGGCGTCCCCGCCGACCGGATCCAGCGCTTCGGGGTCGAGGAGAACTACTGGTCCATGGGCGTGCCCGGCCCCTGCGGCCCGTGCTCGGAGATCTTCTACGACCGCGGCCCCGCCTACGGCGCCGAGGGTGGACCGGTCGCCGACGAGAACCGCTACGTCGAGATCTGGAACCTCGTCTTCATGCAGTACGAGCGGGGAGAGGGCGGAGCGAAGAAGGATTACCCGATCCTCGGCGAGCTGCCGCGCAAGAACATCGACACCGGCATGGGCCTGGAGCGCCTGGCCTCCCTCCTGCAGGGCGTCGACAACATCTACGAGACCGACACCCTCGGCCGCATCCTGCAGGACACCGCGGCGCGCACCGGCGTCGCCTACGGGGCCGACGAGCGCTCCGACGTCATGCTGCGAGTGGTCGCCGACCACGTGCGCAGCGCCACGATGCTCGTCTCCGACGGCGTCCGGCCCGGCAACGAGAAGGGCGGCTACGTCCTGCGCCGCATCCTGCGGCGTTCGATCCGAAACCTGCGGCTGCTCTCCGGCACCGACGCCTCCTTCCTGCACGACCTCACCGAGACCGCGATCAGCGCCATGAGCGGCATCTACCCGGAGCTGCGCGGCAACGCCGACCGCATCCACGAGGTCGTCGACACCGAGGAGAAGAACTTCTCCGACACCCTGCGCTCGGGCACGGCGCTGTTCGGCCGCGCCGCCGAGCGCACCAGGGGCAGCGGGTCGGCGCAGATCTCCGGTGCCGACGCCTTCCAACTGCACGACACCTACGGCTTCCCGATCGACCTCACCCTGGAGATGGCCGGCGAGCAGGGCCTCAGCGTCGACGAGGACGCCTTCCGCCGTCTCATGCAGGAGCAGAAGGACACCGCCAAGCGCGACGCCAAGGCCAAGAAGCTCGGCAACGCCGACATCAGCACCTACGCGCAGCTGCTGGAGGGTTCCGGCGCGACCGACTTCCTCGGCTACACCGACGCCGAGAGCGAGTCCCGCGTCCTCGGCCTGATCGTCGACGGCGCGCCGGTGACCGCCGCGCGCGCCGGCGACAAGGTCGAGCTGGTGCTGGACCGCACCCCGTTCTACGCCGAGAGCGGCGGCCAGCTCGCCGACAAGGGCACCGTCGCCGCCGACGGCAGGGGCACCGTGGACGTCGACGACGTGCAGAAGCCGATCGCCGGCCTGTTCGTGCACCGGGGCACGGTCCGCTCCGGTGAGATCGCCGTCGACGACCGGGTGCACGCCGTGATCGACTCCGACCGCCGCGCCTCGGTCTCGCGTGCCCACTCGGCCACCCACCTCATCCACTCGGCGCTGCGCAACGCGCTGGGCCCCTCCACCGGCCAGGCCGGCTCGGAGAACCGGCCGGGCCAGCTCCGCTTCGACTTCACCGCGAACAAGGCGCTCGCCCCCGCCGAGCTCGCCGAGGTCGAGGAGGAGGTCAACACGGTCCTGGCCGGCGACATCCAGGTCCGCGACTTCGAGACCTCCCTGGACGAGGCGCTGTCCATGGGCGCGCTGGCGATGTTCGGCGAGAAGTACGGCGACCGCGTGCGCGTCGTGGAGATGAGCGACTACTCCCGCGAGCTGTGCGGCGGCACCCACGTCAACGCCACCGGACAGCTCGGCATCGTCAAGCTGCTGGGCGAGTCCTCCGTCGGATCCGGCGTGCGCCGGGTGGAGGCGGCCGTGGGCCTCGACGCGTTCCGTCGGCTGTCCAAGGAGTCCCTGCTGGTCGGCCGGCTCTCCGAGCAGCTGAAGGCGCCGCGCGAGGAACTGCCGCAGCGCATCGACACCATGGTCTCCCGGCTGCGGGCCGCGGAGAAGGAGATCGAGAAGCTGCGCGCCGCGCAGGTCCTCCAGGCCGCCGAGGGGCTGGCCGCCGGCGCCCGCGAGCACGGCTCGGCGCTCGTCGTCGCACACCGCGCCCCCGACGGGACCGGCGCCGACGACCTGCGCAGGCTGGCGCTGGACGTGCGCGGACGGCTCGGCGAGGACCGCCCGGTCGTCGTCGCGATCGCCGGCGTCTCCAAGGACCGCCCCGTCGTGGTGACCGCCGTCAACAAGGCCGGCCAGGCCGCGGGCCTGCGGGCCGGCGACCTCGTCGGCGTGGCGGCGCGCGCGCTCGGCGGCGGTGGCGGCGGCAAGCCCGATGTCGCGCAGGGCGGCGGCAACGACGCCACCGCCGTCGGCGCCGCGCTGCGCGCGGTGGAGCAGCGAGTCTCGGAGGCCCCATGA
- the ruvX gene encoding Holliday junction resolvase RuvX — protein MRHGVRLAVDPGNARIGVARSDPSGTLATPVETVRRGRGDLDRITELVLEHEAREVVVGYPASLSGEEGPAARGARSFARALAARLAPVPVRLVDERLTTVTAQSQLHAGASFGKRGAQGGRARREVIDQAAATVLLQSALDAERSTGRVPGELVEVTA, from the coding sequence TTGAGGCACGGCGTACGTCTCGCGGTCGACCCCGGCAACGCGCGCATCGGGGTCGCGCGCAGCGACCCCAGCGGCACGCTGGCGACCCCGGTCGAGACGGTCCGGCGCGGCAGGGGCGATCTCGACCGGATCACCGAGCTGGTGCTCGAACACGAGGCCCGCGAGGTCGTCGTCGGCTACCCGGCGTCGCTCTCCGGCGAGGAGGGGCCCGCCGCACGCGGCGCCCGCTCCTTCGCCCGGGCCCTGGCGGCCCGGCTCGCCCCGGTGCCGGTACGGCTGGTGGACGAGCGGTTGACCACCGTCACCGCGCAGAGCCAGTTGCACGCGGGGGCCTCCTTCGGCAAGCGGGGGGCTCAGGGCGGGCGCGCCCGCCGCGAGGTGATCGATCAGGCCGCGGCGACGGTCCTGCTGCAGAGCGCACTCGACGCCGAGCGCAGCACCGGCCGGGTCCCGGGCGAACTCGTTGAGGTGACGGCATGA
- the mltG gene encoding endolytic transglycosylase MltG, giving the protein MSDNDSGRYGDRPRRARHGRHSTGTAEGPADPDSDPWMREPAPLRQRREGTVPEQDGWSRGPESFGDGRAGRRRRADPAPADAPEPDPVLDRPRGRRRRPDPALDADRDLPRPAPGGPERERGRAAADPAPDRDAPPRGRRRRGAEPPPSPDRGSAPEDDAPPRGRRRRGTESQAGDPLDRSEPATGELPARGRRRASAEAGPEPRGRRSRRSRAAGPEEEPAELLDLPFEDDDDEDEPPRRRSQRRRESRSRGRRGDGRRSSRRRRRGRLAPLTAVLVIVLFVGAAGAGGYTLLRTYLIPPDFEGEGTGDVEVVVEEGDTGTEVGTTLEEAGVVASVRAFTNALRGEDADSLAPGTYRLRSEMSADAAVSLLLDPSSRIAAQVTIREGLRSTEILEETAKGTGIPLEELEAAYQDSESLDLPDYATEGAEGYLFPATYTFDPGADATEVLAQMVDRYKQVVEELELERRAEEADLTPNEVMSIAAIVQAETGGVEDMPEISSVVYNRLEADMELKMDSTCFYAIGEYGIAMNSDQQDRCEASDSEYKTYFRKGLPVGPIVSPGADAIDAALDPAETDWLFFVATDPENGVTEFAETEAEFWELVEKFNQSQQE; this is encoded by the coding sequence ATGAGCGACAACGACAGCGGCCGCTACGGAGACCGCCCGCGCCGGGCGCGCCACGGCCGGCACTCCACGGGGACGGCCGAGGGTCCGGCCGATCCCGACTCCGACCCCTGGATGCGCGAACCCGCGCCGCTGCGGCAGCGGCGCGAGGGCACCGTTCCGGAGCAGGACGGATGGTCCCGAGGCCCGGAGTCCTTCGGTGACGGTCGTGCCGGCCGCCGCAGGCGGGCCGATCCCGCTCCCGCCGACGCCCCGGAGCCCGACCCCGTCCTGGACCGGCCCCGCGGCCGGCGCCGCCGCCCCGATCCGGCCCTCGACGCCGACCGCGACCTGCCCCGGCCCGCGCCCGGCGGCCCGGAGCGCGAACGCGGCCGCGCCGCCGCGGATCCCGCCCCCGACCGCGACGCCCCGCCCAGGGGCCGCCGACGCCGCGGGGCCGAGCCGCCCCCGTCCCCCGACCGCGGGTCCGCCCCGGAGGACGACGCCCCGCCCAGGGGCCGCCGTCGTCGCGGGACCGAGTCGCAGGCCGGTGACCCCCTGGACCGGTCCGAGCCCGCAACGGGGGAGCTCCCCGCCCGCGGCCGCAGACGGGCGTCCGCCGAGGCCGGACCCGAGCCGCGCGGGCGGCGCTCCCGCCGCTCCCGCGCCGCCGGGCCCGAGGAGGAGCCCGCCGAGCTCCTGGACCTCCCGTTCGAGGACGACGATGACGAGGACGAGCCCCCGCGCCGCCGCTCCCAGCGGCGCCGGGAGTCCCGCTCCCGGGGCCGGCGCGGCGACGGGCGCCGCTCCAGCCGCCGCCGCAGGCGCGGCAGGCTCGCCCCGCTGACCGCGGTGCTGGTCATCGTGCTGTTCGTCGGCGCGGCCGGTGCCGGCGGCTACACGCTGCTGCGCACCTACCTCATCCCGCCGGACTTCGAGGGCGAGGGCACCGGCGATGTCGAGGTCGTCGTCGAGGAGGGCGACACCGGCACCGAGGTCGGCACGACCCTGGAGGAGGCGGGCGTCGTCGCCAGTGTGCGGGCGTTCACCAACGCCCTGCGCGGCGAGGACGCCGACAGCCTCGCCCCGGGCACCTACCGGCTGCGCTCCGAGATGAGCGCCGACGCCGCGGTGTCCCTGCTGCTCGACCCCTCCTCGCGCATCGCGGCCCAGGTGACGATCCGCGAGGGCCTGCGCTCCACCGAGATCCTCGAGGAGACCGCGAAGGGCACCGGGATCCCGCTGGAGGAGCTGGAGGCCGCCTACCAGGATTCCGAGTCGCTGGACCTGCCCGACTACGCCACGGAAGGGGCCGAGGGCTACCTGTTCCCCGCCACCTACACCTTCGACCCCGGCGCCGACGCCACCGAGGTGCTGGCCCAGATGGTCGACCGCTACAAGCAGGTGGTCGAGGAGCTCGAACTGGAGCGGCGCGCCGAGGAGGCCGACCTCACCCCCAACGAGGTCATGTCGATCGCGGCCATCGTGCAGGCCGAGACCGGCGGGGTCGAGGACATGCCCGAGATCTCGAGCGTGGTCTACAACCGGCTCGAAGCGGACATGGAGCTGAAGATGGACAGCACCTGCTTCTACGCCATCGGCGAGTACGGCATCGCGATGAACTCCGACCAGCAGGACCGCTGCGAGGCCTCCGACAGCGAGTACAAGACCTACTTCCGCAAGGGCCTGCCCGTCGGCCCCATCGTCAGCCCCGGCGCGGACGCGATCGACGCCGCGCTCGACCCGGCCGAGACCGACTGGCTCTTCTTCGTGGCCACCGATCCCGAGAACGGCGTCACGGAGTTCGCCGAGACCGAGGCCGAGTTCTGGGAGCTGGTGGAGAAGTTCAACCAGAGCCAGCAGGAGTGA